From the Vicia villosa cultivar HV-30 ecotype Madison, WI unplaced genomic scaffold, Vvil1.0 ctg.000622F_1_1, whole genome shotgun sequence genome, the window GCGGCTATCAATGAAAAATCTTATCAGTTTTTGGGTGAGAAACAAAGAAGCGGCTCTTCGACTGCGAGTTCTTCGGTTGCGAGTTCTTCTGGAGATAATAGTGTGAATGATTTGGTGACAAATTCAAGTTTTGTGAAGCTGACAGATATGGATGAAGAGAAGTGGAACCAGTTTCTTGAGAATTTTCAAAGGTTATTAATCCCAGCTTTTGTTAATAGTAaagaaaagaagatgaagaggCAGAGACAGAGGCTTGGAACCTCATGCAAGTTTTAGAAGCATTATTATAAATGAAATATGGTTTGAAACAATGTATTAAAGGCTTGTGCAATGTGTCACACACTATACATATAGTTTGTAAAAGAAATTGTCAAGTAGTGAGTGAGTTCTGAACTATGAAGCACATACACCAGACATCGGCATTGACACATCGGTGTTAGAGTTTCACAGGGACAAACACTCATATTTTCAGAGGTGGCGGTGCCTCAGAGGTTCTGAACCTTTTATGTGAAATAAGGTAAAGACATAGACTCATTATCATGGAGATTTTGGGACTGGATTTCCCTTATTATGACAATCCTTATAAAACTGGTTTTCAATCTCTTTTGCAGTATGATCAATATCTTGaggttttttgaaaatttgttgttCAGAACTTGATGATCTCTCTGAACTGTCCTTATAAACTGGGACATCATCACAATGTTTTGAACACTTGGTGGTGTCTGTGTTGGGACTATTACTTTGACTTATAAACTTGTTGTTTTCGAAGATGCCTTTGCCTTGAGTACCATTTGCTTCTGTTTGTTTGGATTTATAAATCAGGTcagaaatattaaacaataaaaaaaagtgGAAAGCTAGTTAATACTAACTCTATAATCTTGTGGTTGTAATTTGAGTCCCTTGATGCTTGTTTTTGTTGATGAGTCTCTTTGGACAGTCATGAGCAAGAGACATCCTAGTAAAAGACTTGAGAGTAATATGAAGATGAACTTCATCCCAGTGTTTCTATTTCTCATGATTATGTTTTGTAAGAGAAAAATTAAGTAGCAAACTAGAATTTTATAGAGGGATTCAAAGTCCAAAACATGAGTCAAATTAAgctagctatgttttttcttctgaTTATTATAATTTGAATATTTCAATTGGTATGTTAAAGGACAGGTTTAAAGTATAGAGATGAATACAAAGTTATGAGTAAGAGACAAATAAAGCCAGGGAGGTAGTTGGTATAATACATCTCATATTGAGGTGGAAACTCTGCACACTGTCGGTTACCTATTCGAATTGAAACAACAATGTTTATAATGTTTATATGCAGAAGcaaatttggaaaaaaatttaaataatcaggttttaaaaaaaaaactacccAAAAAAACTAGGGAAAATTTCTCAAAGTGTCTAGATTTGGCAGCATATCctggagtatgcgccaaaccaaATGTCGCAAGCAGTGATTTTTTAAGTGAATTCACCATTTTAAATGGCGTTAATGTGCAAACCTAATTAGGTTAGCCATTTGAAATGACGCCTATGtgcaatatatatattttattattattatttttttaagggcAATATGTAATAAACGATAGTGAAAAAAAAGTCGGAAAacaaacaacttcatcaatttAAACCGACATATACATTGGAAAACAACAGAAACAACAATTGATTAAGGGAAAATTAAAAACGATTAGTGTCTCCCATGACCTAAACGTCCGCCGGTTCCGCATTTAGGACTGCGTATATCATGTTGAAGATGTTGACGGGAACCCCCACCCCGTCCCCTTTGTGGTTCTTGTTGTGTCTGTGTGGATGAGCCTGGAATTGTGTCATCAATAAGGTCGGTGTCAAGGAATTCGTCAAGGCCACCGTAACGTTCCAGAAGCCGACTAtcgtaaagtcggttacccattcCCTCATAGCTTTGAAATGGTGGTGGGGGAGGAGGTGGAGTTATGATTTCTGGTACGTAGCACTCGGCGGAACTTGCACTTTCTTGATAAAAGAAAAATGTTTCAGTTGGTATTGTGTAGCCATATGGGCTACGATGGTGAGAGGCTTGTGATATTAGTGGGTCGCGGCGGTCACTTGCATCTTGTGGACCCAAGTCGGGACTTAGTTGGCTTCTTGAGGAACCAGCCTCATTGTGTTGGCTGAATGATCTAGAGGAGCATATCTCTGGGTACTGGGTGGGTCGTATACGGTCTTGGCGAGGTAGTTGAATGCGTTGTTGAAATAGTGGTTGGGCCTGGGTTTGATATGGGATGTGTTGTTGGTATGTatgattctatttttttaaaattgaaccaaccgaaccgaacgaAACCACATTTGTTTGATTTGGGTTGGTTCGATTCTATTTATAAAAgccaatcaaatcaaatcaaatcaaatcaaaccacacatcttttctcttgcggttcagatGATCTTTTGCGTCCAAACTGCACCACAAACACCTCTAGATAAGGTCATATCTTTTGGGATACTCTTTACACCCACCCTTAAATGTGCATACCACGTCCTTGAAAATTCAAATTTGTCCTTCATGCGTCCGGGTTGTATCTTTGGACGTACCAAAATCACACCAAACTGCACTTTTCTAAGATGCACCCTATTTTGAACAAAATAGGGTCAAGAGATACATGTTCGTATATTATTTAGGTGTATctagagatgtatctccgaaatgtTTCCTGACGTTCTTTACAAGGTGTTGGAAGCGTGTTAATCGCAAGAGCGAATTATttgggagatgcatctccaaaaaaccCCTGAATCATTTTAGAGCAACACCATTGTCCCAAACATCGTAATTTTTTAGGCAAAGTTATATTTAAGTAAAATCAGAGTAAagtcaaagtaaaatcaagttataTTAAAGTCAAACGAATGCAAAAAGTCATACATTAATCCAAGTATGCAACactgtacaaaatatttgtccaaaaataccaaaaaaaaacatccaaatattcaaaaaaacacaCCATACATAAACTATTGGGTATGTCAAACCCCCTACCTTCTCCTCATCTGACAGCATCACATTTTGTAACTCGGCAACCATGTTCTCTATGAGAGCCAATCAGAGAGTGTCATCATCAAAGAGTCATGCCTCTATGTCCGTTCTACCCATCTCCACAACACGCCGATAGACCACAATCACACTCTCAATCACACTCTCGATGTGGTCTTCCTGAGCCTCAAGTACCTTCTGGTTAGTTGACCTCGGTGATCTTCCGGGAGCGTCTGACGTCATGATAGGGTGTGAAACTCTATAGAACCATGCATTGTATATCCAACTTTTGAGATCTTGTTTCTCATGGTTTTCCcgaattttcataatttttttggtcatttatttgatcatttgaagtgtgttttgaatttttcatctaatttcctttttaattcatttaaaaaatcttttaaaaaacttttaatatttttcttttgattttaattgTATGTGTGCTTCTGACTTTTGGTTGACATGGTCAATTAGGATGATTGAAGCTTCATCTTGTTTGATTAACCTTGGATTGAAACTTGATGAACTTtcttcatttcaaatctaattttaaataatCATCTGATCATTTTTAGTATTTTGGATTGAAGATAAGTTTGTCATAAGTATCATGAAGAGTTTTGTTCAAAGTAATGATCCAATCCCTTTACCTTGGTGCTTGATCAATTCTCAAccctcttctcttcttcttcatctctttctctctctcttttttgttTTGACTTGTGCTACTTGTTTTAGGGGAATGGTTTCTACCATTTCTCTAACAAGTATGATTCATAAATTGTTATTGATCGGCCTCATAGATTCTACTTCTACATAAGTACATCTACGATTACTTGACAAATCACTAAATTGTCCCGAATCAATTGATtgattattaataattaacattGATCATTAATTGTGCTAACTTTACTTTTACGCACTTTATCTTTTAATGCACCTTTACTTTAATTCATTTATCATTCTTGTCATTTACACTTCATGCCATTTATTTGTCATTATATTTATGCTTCttgccttttattttatttctttttgcttACCAAAAGACCAAAAACATCTAAACATAGAAAAATCCTAAAAAGTCCGAATAATCTTGTGTGGACTTGATGTTAATACTCCATGTTTGaagattttggacttttggacTTAGGTTAAGCTTTCCTTTGCTTGGAGGTTGTACTTGAGAACTTAAGAATTCATTTGAACCTTGGACTATCATCTGAGAACTTTGCCCTTATTCCGACTATTGAATTTTGAACTTGGGATGTTATATATGCTTTGTAATCTTCTTATTCATCTGATGCACTTGTGATCTTGAAAGTTCATCTGGTACACTACGGTTCATCTGAGACATTCTAGCTCATCTGATGCATGTGGTTTAATTTGATACTTTGAATATATCTGATGCTTTGGGATTTTTATCTGCTTATGCACTTGGTTTATTTGATGCTTTGCTTGTGGCTCAATCCAAGGGAAAAGGAAGTTTCATTTTGACTTATTCTCAAGTGCTCTCCTCTTGTGTGGTTAGATCTTTCTTTGCTTATCTTTTCCTTTATGTTTTAGGACAGTCTCTTCATATCCTCTCAttcttcaaatttcaaaatttctccatttttcaaaaccttcttcttttAAACTTCAAACTATTTTCTCACTAAACCTTAGACCTTGTCAAGTGATCGTCAAATCTTTTCTTAATAAATGCTAAGATACTTAAGCATATTAAAACCctttcaaaaacataaaaaagatAAGCAtaatcaaactttctttttgcGCCTTTGtgcacttttattttaaaaaatcttttaGAAAGGAAGAACATTAGTCTAATTTTTGTTGAGATGCAAAACCTAAGCCCCTAAGAGTTGAGGTTGCAGTTGTTGATATTTTTCACTTGAATGTGAGACATGCTTGTAAATTAAATCCAAAGTAAAGCTCTCCTTATCAAGATGATGTAAATACACACTCCCTCATACTTGTGGATGACAATTGGTGTTTTCCTCTCGAAGGCGAAGAAATGTCTTTTCccttaaaatcaaacaaacctcCATGTTTTCtttttgagcagaactacaaatgctctgactttccTATTGCACAGAAGGGATATGTAGACACAAGATGCGACGTCTTACCGAacacacaaaataataaaaacaaattcttTTCTCATCTCTCCGCTCTTTTGCAACTTTAACTCTTTAGCCTAAAAagcagattttcaaaaggttcctatggagtaccatagatgtgagggaTGCCAATAATTTTCCCTTGCGTAACCAACCCTTATATCcatatcttttcttttgttggattttatcgatattttttcttttctttagaaaCAATAAAGTTCGATGACGATTCTTACTTTACGAGTTAAGTAAATTAATAGCTTAATTTCAATTTTTCCGCCGCAACCCAAATCAAATTAACCATTAATGTGATCTTTAGCTTAGCTTCTCAATAACAAACCTACAATATGTAGTTATAGGTTATTAAGAGTTAGTTAGTAAATAATATTGCAGATTTGTTGTAACTATTTTCTCCATTATGCACTGCTAGCTATCTTTCTTCATTTCAATATATTCTTATTTTAGCTTTCACACCTTTgctaacaacaaaaataaataggTGCCAATAGGTCTTTTTGTTTGAGCCTCCAAGAATAACAACGGGCCAATTTTTTAGAACCACAATAGACACCACATTTCCACTCAAAATTCTTAAGACATTAGGTATATATTTTCCCTatcttatatatttaattttttatctaATTATAAATGATATAAAACTTAAACACTCACACTTGAGTTTAACAATCTCTCTTACAAGTGTGAGTTGaactaaataaaagaaaaatatatcatatttctaACAGAAATTTTTAAAGACATTAAATATATGAATCGTCTTATTATATATCTTCAGAGTTgattgttaaaaataaatatattgcttcaaaattcaaaatcacaTTTCACTTGCTTGTAATAAAGATGCTATAAAGATATAATATAGTtaatatacaatactgaaactgcATGAGTTCTACATATATATCTttggaaacaaacaaaaactttTTTAATTGACCCAACAAACTACTATATAATATATAACTAACCTATACTATATTAAATATCTAGGGGATTACATTACTATAAGTTGCCTGCAACTTAGTACAAAATTGAATGTAAACCTGAAATAAAATAACACTAAGGATTATTAGGTTCATGATTATTGATGGGTGGCCTATGAGATGGCTTTCCCTTATTATTATAATCCTTATACATGAGGCTTTCAATCTCTTTTGCAGCATCAATATCTTGAGCTTCTTTAGAAATTTCTTGTTCATGCCTTGATGATTTCTCTGAGCTACCCTTATTTGGTACAACATCATCACAATCTTGTGAGCACTTGGTGTTTGTGTTGGTTGTGAGACTATTCCTTGAAATTGCAACCTTGGTCTTGGTGGTGACTTTCAAATATACCTTTGGCCTCATTATCATATGCTTctgtttgtttgaattttaatGAAGTTAgaaataatatttcatttttctcacaatatatattattttaaagaaTAATCAAGGTCTATTTCCGCGAAAACGGTATCACGTTATTCACTCTCTTTTATGATGAAAAAGAAATTGTGGTTAATTCACGTCACGACGATCGTAATCATTATCGGAACATTTATACTGATCGAAATTGCAAAAGTCTTTGTGCGACCGCGAACGCTATTTAAAACtttataaataatatacaaatttttaaatttaattaaattgtattgaatttaaaaaattgcaACTTACATTAAAAAATTGcccttatattatatttatttattaatgacaTAGAAAAAAGATATTACAAtaactataaaaaaattgaaaataattagaaacataattaaaaaaattacacaaaaacTTCATATGAGAAAATATTTCTTTTACTAAAATAACTTATTGTAGTATTGAAAGTAGTTTATTAAGATCCCAAAATATTTCTAATGGGTTATTTTAGTAATCAAGAATATAAGTTTCAATAATTATATCAAttatttactatatatatatatatatatatatatatatatatatatatatatatatatatatatatatatatatatatatatatatatatatatatatatatatatatatatatatatatatatatatatatatatatatatatatatatatatatatatatatatatatatatagaaaaataataagagaaatatgttaaaataaatCACCTCATGAACATCACTCTTTTGTAATTGGAATAACCTTCTGAAAGACTTCTTCAAACCACCATTCTCCTTACCTGTGGAATGGAAGtagatatttatatataaaatttcttTCAAAACTATATAAAATAATTCTAATCTATAGTCTAGGAAATTAATTGCCAAAGTATATAGATACATATATACTTATGATATACAAAAAAATTTCCACTCCTACACTGATGAAATCACTCACAAATGCATTTCACTTAGTTATGTTTTGGAAGGTGATGCCTTGGTCCATGATAATCATCAGTGAAATCTACAAAACCAATATCCATTTTCAGCTTTCTTGTTGGTTTAATATTTTTCTCCTCTTTACTACTACATTTTACAATTTTATAATCTGATCCATCACAATGAATTGCACCTGAAATCTTTGAAGTTTGTCCTTTTTCAATAGTCTTGGAATCCACACTTTTTTCTTCATGATGCATGATAGTTCCAAATCCTAACTTCCTCATAGAAGCTCCAATAGTTCTCTCCAAAGGTTCCTAATCATAGATATAATCATTAGTAACATGAAACAAAATTAATAATCACCATATAAATTATTAACATATATAAACATTATATCTgtaatacaaaaccctaattcgttCAATTTTAAATAAGACTGATTTAGAATGTATTCGTAAACCTAAGCACATTTGATCGAACTTCATAAATAAAAACTTTTAGTTGTTAATATTTGAGAGCGAAAAATTACCTTTTGAGTCAATATGGTTGTGATTTCAGCTATCTCAAACTTGTTTTTTTTCCATTCTCCGCCTGCACATTCGATAATATATCGGATAATAGTATCAGATAATATACGAGTTGAAGTATGTCTTGtagttttttatagaaaaaactccaaaaaaaaattaatcatgcAATCTTTAGTTTGATATTTGGAAGTAGATAAACAAATGGAAAATATTATTTTACCTGAAACAACCATGGTTGATGTGTTCCTTTGGACAGTCATGAGCAAGAGACATCCTAGTAAAAGGCTTGAGAGTAGTATGAAGATGAACTTCATCTTGGTGTTTCTTTTTCTTATGATTATGTTTTCAGTATGTTTAACAACGGAAAGAGAGAAGAGTTAACTAGCAAAACATGGGTTTTATAGAGGGGTTCAAGGTCCAAAACCAAGTCAAAGCTAGTTAGGGTTCCGACACCTTTTCTACTCATTACAATTATATTATTCCTTGGTATGTTAAATACTTAGGACAGCACGAAGTTATACAGATTATTAAACTAGTGATAAAGATGTCTTAGAAGTATCCATTTTAgtattatgttttttaaaaataaaatggagTATTATTTGTTCTTTTGGttcttttctaattattttataaagATTGTGTTTACCATTCCGTTGTGAAATCAGAGTTGTTTGGTGAACAACGGAATCAAAGTTGTTTATGAACATTGAAGTATTGCTTCGTTATAGTAGACTTAGTGTGATAGAGAGGGAGTAGATCTGTAAGGTTAACACTCTAATGTTGTAGTCAGTGAAAGAATAAAAAGTGATATGATAATGAGAGTGAGTTTGAAAACCTGAGAATGACGCGCTTTCTCTCGTATATAGTGGGAGTGGTTTAAACCGTATGTGGGGAGTATAGCGTGCACAAACGTATGATTAACCTGGATGGTTGATAATGCTTCAGAGAACGAAATTGTCTGCTTTAGGCAAGGATAGAGAACACTTACTCCCCGCTTATGCTTCCTTTGCTTCTCGTCTAGGCCTTTCATTTTGGATCTTGTGAGCGGTCCAAAACAATTGCCCTCAAGCCCTTGTCCATTCTTTGCAGAACGAGAGTTTGTTGCATACGCCTTAGCCCGACTACTTGGCCCGAGAAGGTGAAAAGCTTTGATGGGATGCCACTATCATTGCGAACTAACGCATAGAATATCTTTttatcactactacaaataatacattttatgacGAAATTTTCAccctaccaaaaaaaaaaaagaggtgtATATCATAGACgcctcaatttttttaatttaaaataccaTATATTTCATCGGTTGAGATGGAAACCGAGGGGTAAAATATTTAGAGGACACGCCTTTGAATGCTAACAACTACATTTTAaca encodes:
- the LOC131629952 gene encoding uncharacterized protein LOC131629952 — translated: MKFIFILLSSLLLGCLLLMTVQRNTSTMVVSGGEWKKNKFEIAEITTILTQKEPLERTIGASMRKLGFGTIMHHEEKSVDSKTIEKGQTSKISGKENGGLKKSFRRLFQLQKSDVHEKHMIMRPKVYLKVTTKTKVAISRNSLTTNTNTKCSQDCDDVVPNKGSSEKSSRHEQEISKEAQDIDAAKEIESLMYKDYNNKGKPSHRPPINNHEPNNP